From the Flavimarina sp. Hel_I_48 genome, one window contains:
- a CDS encoding transposase, with protein sequence MKNSKFSEGQIIKALKENEQGRSVGDLSRELGYDKSTFYYWRKKYGGMEQEQLKRLKELEQENARLKQMYADVSLDNKMLKDVLSKKF encoded by the coding sequence ATGAAAAACAGCAAGTTTAGCGAGGGCCAAATAATCAAAGCTCTTAAGGAGAATGAACAGGGAAGGTCGGTTGGGGATCTATCCAGAGAGTTGGGTTATGACAAGAGTACCTTTTATTATTGGCGCAAGAAGTATGGGGGTATGGAGCAAGAGCAGCTCAAGCGCCTAAAAGAGCTCGAGCAGGAAAATGCGAGGCTCAAGCAGATGTATGCCGATGTGAGCCTGGACAACAAAATGCTCAAGGACGTACTGTCAAAAAAGTTCTAA
- a CDS encoding IS3 family transposase: MKEFIVPVVRACNVVGLARSMWYYRSKKDDSEVIDKLTELADAYPTRGFDEYYHKIRREGLKWNRKRVLRVYREMKLGLRRKHKKRLIKRVKQPLETPAVLNECWSMDFMSDALTDGRKVRVFNVIDDCNREALAIDAGLSYPARAVVETLNNLKEELGTPRYIRCDNGPEFISKTFTKWCESNIIEIKYTQPGKPMQNGYVERFNRFFREDILDAYYFNDIYQLQKISDNWREDYNFNHPHKSLGNKSPKEYMPRFDEEFKFFIKPELNNNYLSNFMVS, from the coding sequence ATCAAGGAATTTATAGTACCGGTTGTACGGGCCTGTAATGTTGTAGGGCTTGCCAGGTCAATGTGGTACTACCGTAGTAAAAAGGACGATAGCGAAGTCATTGATAAGTTAACTGAGCTGGCAGATGCCTATCCCACCCGAGGTTTTGATGAATACTATCACAAGATTCGTCGTGAAGGTCTAAAATGGAACAGAAAGCGTGTGTTACGGGTTTATCGAGAGATGAAGCTCGGTCTTAGACGCAAACATAAAAAGCGTTTAATAAAACGCGTAAAGCAGCCTTTGGAAACGCCTGCCGTGCTCAATGAATGTTGGAGTATGGATTTTATGAGTGATGCACTTACAGATGGTAGAAAAGTACGGGTATTTAATGTAATCGACGATTGTAACCGAGAGGCCCTTGCTATTGATGCAGGACTTTCTTATCCCGCCAGGGCCGTAGTGGAGACATTGAACAACCTCAAAGAAGAGCTGGGAACGCCAAGATATATAAGGTGCGATAACGGCCCGGAATTTATCTCGAAGACATTCACAAAATGGTGTGAGAGCAACATTATTGAAATCAAATACACACAACCCGGTAAACCAATGCAAAATGGATATGTAGAACGTTTTAACCGCTTCTTCAGAGAAGATATCTTAGATGCCTATTACTTTAATGATATCTATCAGCTTCAGAAGATCAGTGATAACTGGAGGGAGGATTATAATTTCAATCATCCACATAAATCCCTGGGGAACAAATCCCCAAAAGAATATATGCCCAGGTTTGATGAAGAATTCAAATTCTTCATCAAACCTGAACTAAATAACAACTATTTATCGAATTTTATGGTGTCCTAA